Below is a genomic region from Vicia villosa cultivar HV-30 ecotype Madison, WI unplaced genomic scaffold, Vvil1.0 ctg.000685F_1_1, whole genome shotgun sequence.
atatatatatatatatatatatatatatatatatatatatatatatatatatatatatagggttttgctacaatagacccacttatttttatgaaggtctattttagcaagcTTTAACTACATAATGGTtaaatgcaccttaaggtgcatgttgctaaaatagaccttcataaaaataagtgggtgtattaTAGCCAACCCCACAGGGGTTTGCTATAATACATCCACTTAATTTTATGAAGGTGTATTTTAGtaagttttaattaaaaaaaacttaaatgcaccctaaggtgcatgttgctaaaatagaccttcataaaaacaagtgggtctattgtagcaaaattaatatatatatatatatatatatatatatatatatatatatatatatatatatatatatatatatatatatatatatatatatatatatatatatatatatatatatatatatatatatatatatatatatataaggggatGACACGTAGATTGATCCTCTATAAACCATCTCATAAAACAAATGTGCCAAATTCCCAAAACATAAAAGGTCTAAACACATCCATGTATTTACAAACACGCATATACCAATAGCAAATATAGGAAAAAAAAATAGGCAAGTGCCCTCCAATGGCTTTTGTTGGATTTGCAAATGGATAGCTGTTTATAGGTACAACGGCTGTCATAACATAACTTTTTATTTATAAGACAAAGTATATATAATTATGTAACCAAACCAAATAGAATATAAATATTTGAGGGGATGGGAACCAGATCCTACAAGGCCAACGGATCCATCACGCGTGATTTAATTTCAATGTGAGTTTTGTAGGTCATATTTCACGTCCAATTAATTGATTTTGATGGGACTATCTTTGTGTAACATAATACCCTAGTCGGTGCCACCATCAAGAACAAGTGTGGCCGCTGTGTATATACTTAAATATACACCAGCTAAGCCTGGGAGTGTGcaaacttaaatcatattaaaATTTGAGTTAAGACAttattagtttttaaaaaaattgtaagatTATAATAAATTTCAACTATTTAAACTCTACATGAACAATTGTCATAAAATAGGATAATTTGGTTTTGACAATAATGAAAAATTAAGACACTTTCatattaacaataaataaataaataaataaataagacaatttagttttttttttgtgtaagtaaGATTTCAATAAAAAGGAGAATTAAATATTCTCAATATCTGATTACACATAAAACGGGGTTAATCCGCAAAAAAAATTTACATACCAATTTAATCCTTGTTCGtagaatatattatttaatcaaATTAGAATACTATTATAAGGATAAATATCTGtataatagttatattaaatttttttatcaattaaaatgtttaattgaataattatatattttttattttaatagtaaattatttaattaattgatatCGGTCAAATACAATATGAGTGGACATGAGTATTATTcatcacaatatatatatatatatatatatatatatatatatatatatatatatatatatatatatatatatatatatatatatatataagtttttaATTTATTAGACACAATGTTTATTGTCTTTTTGTGAAGAGTATTTAGTACATAAATATTCAGGTCGAAAAAGGatcttaaatttataaatatgttTGTCAAACTTAAGTTTAATATGTTAAAAAAAGTTAAAGCTTAAATTTGATGTGTAATTTCTTATCAAAAAACTTTTGAATTGTAATTTGTTATcggttttatttttattcatgagTTTGATGTTTTTAAAGATTTGGTTGACCTCTTatcctatttaattttttttctcatatTAATATATAGGCTAAATTACTGTTTTGGGTTTTCCACGATTTTGgttcccctattttctttttaaacagttttggtccccatctcaattttgatgcaactgttcatgtattgttcatgtacggacatgtacggacatgtactgttcatggacaaaattgggatgggggatcaaaactgtttaaaaagaaaataggaggaccaaaatcgtgaaaaacctaaaacagggggactaaaactgtaatTTAACCTAATATATAATAAAGAATTCAATTAATATTCAAACTGACTAATTACTAAAATACTAATAAGATTAAGACTCTGCCAAACTGTATTTTGAGTTTATAGCTTATAAACTCGTATGATAATAAAAGACTTATTTGAtaacagtcttttcatcacgagtttATAGTTTATTTGACTAACTTATAGTTTAATTTTCATACACTATTTTAAATAGTGTTTTATCTTATaacttttttttcattattactcttataaattttaattatttgaaatatacatttaattattaattaaaaaatatcattttatgtcattttacatttatcagGTAGTTAAAtcgttaattttaccaaacactttaattagtTTATCAGCTATCAACCATCAACCATCACCTATAAGCTATAAACTGTAAGCTATCagccatcagccatcagtcataagctataagctatcagttaaGTTATCATCCAACCGCTTATTTTACCAAACAGAACCTAAATATTTTATGGTATTgacttataaaaataatttatgataTTGTTCATAAAATACTTTTCgtctatttttatattttctttaaaataggtaagttttatttttatattttaatttaaagtataaataataataataataataataatatattcaattaatcttcaataaaaaatatttaattaaatatcaattatacttgacattttttataaaaaaattcataatatttcaaaatagaaccaataattaccaaaaaaatatatatacatataacttTTTCGAAAAGGCTCTTTTAGCCTTAGGTGTGCGAAACAAATCTCTCACCAAGAGTCTAATACTTCAAAAATAGAATTCATCGATAAAAATGTCAGTCAATTGTTAGTCAATTGCTACATGCTCAAGAGCTACAGCTTTATCTTCAACAAGCTCCCTAATCAAATGACGGTGAATGTCAATGTGCTTGGTTCTGCTATGTTGAATAGgattatttgaaatattaatgacacttaagttgtcacaaaatgatgtcatgacatcctgtcccACATCGTACTCCttcaacatttgtttcatccacaaCAATTATGTACAACTGCTTCCTGCAACAATATATTCAGCTTCAACTATAGATaataagactaaattttgcaaccAAGATATTAAGTTATTCCCAAGAAAGAAGCAACCACCAGATGTACTTTTTCTATCATCCACGCTTCCGgcccaatcagcatcacaatatcctataAGTATTGAGTCGGTGTCATGAGAGTAAAGTGTAACATAGTCACATGTCTCATTGACATACTGCAAGATCCTCTCTACTTGATCAAGATGAATGGCCTTGGGTTTTCCTTGAAATCTTGCACATACCCCTACAAAAAGTGATGTCAGGTCTACTTTTTGTGAGGTGGAGCAAACTCTCAATCATGCTTCTAGATAAGCTTTGATCTACATCAACTCCATTTTCATCTTTGGTCACCTTCACATGTGTAGCAGCATGAGTTCTTTTATGGCTAGCATTGTCAAGTCCAAACTTCTTCACTATACTATTAGCATACTTGCCTTGACAAACAAAGATGCTATCATCCATTTGCTTAACTTGAAGACCAAGAAAATATGTGAATTCTCTAActagactcatctcaaattcagatTTCATTTGTTGGGCAAAATGTTCCAACATTGAGTCTGACATCCCATCAAgtacaatatcatcaacataaatttgtgcTACCATGAGTTTTTCTCCATCTATTTTCACAAATAGAATATTGTCTATTCCTCCTCTTTTGTCGTCATTGTTGATTAAAAACTTCGTCAGTCTTTCATACTATGATTTTGGGGCTTACTTTAAGCTATAAAGATATTTCTTCAACTTGTACACATTAGAAACTGCGATCAATGAACCCCTTTGGTTTCTCTACATATACTTCTTCATTTAGATaaccatttagaaaagcactttcacatccatttgatgcAATCGGAATTTCACCAGGCATGAAATTCCTAGCAATTGTAGTAAATGTATCATCAAAATCTATTCCTTCTATTTGAGTGTACCATTGAGCAACTAACTTTGCCTTGTTTCTTGTCACATTATCACTTTCCTCGGATTTGTTCTTCAAGATCCACTTCGTACCAATGACATTCATATCTTCACGTCCTAGAACTAAATCTCAAACTTCATTTCTTCTGAATTGACATAGTTCCTATTGCATGGAATTTATCCAGAATTCACTAGTTAGTGCTTCTTTGACATTCTTAGGTTCAATCTTAGAGATGAAGGATGAACTTGCAATAATATTTATGGATCTGGTAATTACGCTTTAATTTAGACCTCCAATGACATTTTCAATTGGATGATCCTTCTGAATTGTGATGGATGGTCCTTTATTGATAGTGGTTTCTTCAAAATTTGTACTTTCAGTCTCAATGTC
It encodes:
- the LOC131630493 gene encoding uncharacterized mitochondrial protein AtMg00810-like, with the protein product MVAQIYVDDIVLDGMSDSMLEHFAQQMKSEFEMSLVREFTYFLGLQVKQMDDSIFVCQGKYANSIVKKFGLDNASHKRTHAATHVKVTKDENGVDVDQSLSRSMIESLLHLTKSRPDITFCRGYCDADWAGSVDDRKSTSGGCFFLGNNLISWLQNLVLLSIVEAEYIVAGSSCT